A genomic region of Arachis hypogaea cultivar Tifrunner chromosome 5, arahy.Tifrunner.gnm2.J5K5, whole genome shotgun sequence contains the following coding sequences:
- the LOC112802896 gene encoding protein DETOXIFICATION 35, producing the protein MEAPLLMRESSPPTESDDYLEVKNLKDAKFVLCSETVKLWKIAGPVALSSLFQFLTVSSLNIYAGHLGDIVLSSISLYLGVISSFYYNFLFGMSSALLTLCGQAYGAGQVKSTGIYLQRSWIVLTMSCIILLPTHIYATPILEFLGQDKEISELAGNYALKAIPSMFSFAFILPTQRFLQAQSKVMVITCITFVALLVQNLLLYVFIYGFDWGSTGLAMAHSVSHWVLALALVVYASCWCKEGWSGYSFLAFKDLLPFTWLSLSLSVMTWLEQWYSTFIVLLAGHLDNPVIALASYSICTNIQGWYLMLLLGISTAISVRVSNTLGMSHPRAARYSFIVTMCESLIIGISFMSVVLLCKQNLAMIFTNSEDLIRAVADLAYLLALTMLLSSVSQVISGVAIGSGWQVMIGYINLACYYIVGLSLGYFLGFNYHVGLKGLWGGTQCGSVIQIFVLILIIWKTNWTKEVEQTANRMRIWGSSNHHKEMI; encoded by the exons ATGGAGGCACCATTACTAATGAGAGAGTCAAGTCCTCCAACAGAATCTGATGATTACCTGGAAGTGAAGAACTTGAAGGATGCAAAATTTGTGTTGTGCAGTGAGACAGTGAAGTTATGGAAGATTGCAGGGCCAGTGGCACTCTCctcactctttcagtttctcacAGTTTCTTCACTCAACATCTATGCTGGTCACCTTGGAGACATTGTTCTATCTTCCATCTCTCTTTACCTTGGTGTCATATCCTCCTTTTATTATAATTTCTTG TTTGGCATGTCATCAGCACTGCTAACACTATGTGGACAAGCTTATGGAGCAGGACAAGTTAAATCCACTGGAATCTATCTCCAAAGATCATGGATTGTGCTAACTATGAGCTGCATAATCCTCTTACCAACTCACATTTATGCAACTCCAATCTTAGAGTTCCTTGGCCAAGACAAAGAAATATCAGAGCTTGCTGGAAACTATGCATTGAAAGCAATTCCATCCATGTTCTCCTTTGCTTTCATACTCCCCACACAAAGATTCCTTCAAGCTCAAAGCAAGGTTATGGTGATAACATGCATAACATTTGTGGCCCTACTTGTACAAAATTTGCTTCTTTATGTCTTCATCTATGGATTTGATTGGGGCTCAACAGGGTTGGCTATGGCTCATAGTGTCTCACATTGGGTTCTTGCTTTGGCTCTTGTTGTGTATGCTTCTTGTTGGTGTAAGGAAGGTTGGAGTGGTTATTCTTTCTTGGCTTTCAAAGATTTGTTGCCATTTACTTGGCTAAGTCTTTCTTTATCTGTTATGACATGGTTGGAGCAATGGTATTCTACTTTCATTGTCCTTCTTGCTGGTCACTTAGACAACCCTGTTATTGCTCTTGCTTCCTATTCTATTTG CACCAATATTCAGGGTTGGTACTTGATGCTGCTACTTGGAATAAGCACTGCCATAAG TGTTCGAGTGTCCAATACGCTTGGCATGTCACATCCAAGAGCAGCAAGATACTCATTCATTGTGACAATGTGTGAATCTCTCATCATTGGAATTTCATTCATGAGTGTTGTTTTGTTGTGTAAACAAAACCTTGCCATGATCTTCACCAACAGTGAGGATTTGATCAGAGCAGTGGCTGATTTAGCTTACCTTCTTGCTCTAACCATGCTTCTTAGTAGTGTTTCACAAGTCATATCAG GTGTTGCAATTGGAAGTGGATGGCAGGTGATGATTGGATACATAAACTTGGCATGTTATTATATTGTTGGACTCTCTCTTGGCTATTTTCTTGGTTTCAATTACCATGTGGGACTTAAG GGTCTGTGGGGTGGCACACAGTGCGGTAGTGTCATTCAAATATTTGTCCTTATACTAATTATTTGGAAGACCAACTGGACCAAGGag GTGGAACAAACAGCTAACCGAATGAGAATATGGGGCTCTAGCAACCACCACAAGGAGATGATATAA